In one window of Cytophagaceae bacterium ABcell3 DNA:
- a CDS encoding 4'-phosphopantetheinyl transferase superfamily protein has translation MSQKDLSVQLFLADWHQILPTIHECSVVLSKAENERAALFHKRRYAEEFIACRILLRKVLYSVTGVSPEKLEILYTEQGKPYLVLDSHKDLKFSISHSSNMCLIGISHLHEIGVDIEKIRPLDHSTLSARFYSKAEIANYQSLQGDEQELAFFDTWTRKEACAKANGGGLRFKISELDTGKPGTLFKSFVPGNCKDSFYVKNVKVTESFSAAVALLGKENFEVALSDFQIKPYMQ, from the coding sequence ATGTCGCAGAAAGATCTTTCAGTGCAGTTATTCTTGGCTGATTGGCATCAGATATTACCTACCATCCATGAGTGTTCGGTAGTTTTGTCTAAAGCTGAAAATGAACGTGCCGCCTTGTTCCATAAAAGGCGCTATGCCGAAGAGTTTATTGCCTGTAGAATACTTTTGAGAAAAGTATTGTACAGTGTTACAGGGGTTTCTCCAGAAAAATTAGAGATCCTTTACACAGAACAAGGCAAGCCGTATTTAGTACTAGATTCGCATAAAGATTTAAAATTCAGTATTTCGCACTCCTCAAATATGTGTCTAATTGGAATTAGCCATTTACATGAAATAGGGGTAGACATTGAAAAAATCCGTCCGCTGGATCATAGTACACTTTCTGCTCGTTTTTATTCTAAAGCCGAAATTGCCAACTACCAATCCTTACAAGGAGACGAGCAGGAGCTTGCCTTTTTTGACACCTGGACTAGAAAAGAAGCTTGTGCCAAAGCCAATGGAGGAGGATTAAGGTTTAAAATATCAGAACTGGACACCGGAAAACCGGGAACTTTATTTAAATCTTTTGTCCCAGGAAACTGCAAGGATTCTTTTTATGTAAAAAATGTAAAAGTTACCGAAAGCTTTTCCGCTGCTGTTGCTTTGCTGGGCAAAGAAAATTTTGAGGTAGCACTTTCGGATTTTCAAATAAAGCCTTATATGCAATAG
- a CDS encoding Dabb family protein: MLKHIVCWKIKDQADKKENIEKMKEKLEALPEKISEIVEFEVGINIDPSDAAYDISLYSSFKDQEALATYQKHPEHVEVGKLIKEITESRVVSDYII, from the coding sequence ATGTTAAAACATATCGTTTGCTGGAAAATCAAAGACCAGGCAGATAAAAAGGAAAATATTGAAAAAATGAAGGAGAAACTAGAGGCTTTGCCTGAAAAAATATCCGAAATTGTAGAATTTGAAGTAGGCATCAACATCGACCCTTCTGATGCGGCATACGATATAAGTTTATATTCTTCTTTCAAAGACCAAGAAGCCTTAGCTACCTACCAAAAGCACCCTGAACATGTAGAAGTTGGGAAACTCATAAAAGAAATCACTGAATCACGTGTGGTTTCCGACTATATTATTTAA
- a CDS encoding SMP-30/gluconolactonase/LRE family protein, whose product MKKYIKIAVVALFASCSGASLEKEQEIDGFALPEGVVQHEKYLYVSNVGKKFEPLEKDGDGFISKMNEDGDVIDMHYLPLNDTLHSPKGMGVVNNVLYVTDIDRLKGFDLTTREKVFDLDFSREKTLLLNDIAVKNDSALFVSAMDIGKIYEVDLTSKSYRVIQEVQKPNGLSWDAEEHILYVGMFGREDNANGNNGDLGMITFAGDAVLYEEISSYQGNIDGVAIDNGHVLFSDWLAYGDKGGIKMLDLATGEIKAISDHKIDGPGDFFYNPISKKLWIPKMKENKILVIDLD is encoded by the coding sequence ATGAAGAAATACATAAAGATTGCTGTAGTGGCATTGTTTGCTTCATGCTCCGGGGCTTCATTAGAAAAAGAGCAGGAAATAGATGGTTTTGCGCTACCAGAAGGTGTGGTTCAGCATGAAAAGTATCTATATGTTTCCAACGTAGGAAAGAAGTTTGAGCCTTTAGAAAAGGATGGAGATGGTTTTATCAGTAAAATGAATGAAGACGGTGATGTGATAGATATGCATTACCTGCCACTAAACGATACCTTACATTCACCTAAAGGAATGGGAGTGGTTAATAATGTTTTGTACGTAACTGATATCGATCGTTTAAAAGGTTTTGACCTGACTACTAGAGAAAAGGTTTTCGATCTTGATTTTTCGCGTGAGAAAACATTGTTGTTGAATGATATAGCTGTTAAAAATGATTCTGCGCTGTTTGTTTCTGCCATGGATATAGGAAAAATTTATGAAGTTGACCTAACTTCTAAGAGCTATAGGGTAATACAAGAAGTGCAAAAGCCTAATGGGCTGTCATGGGATGCAGAAGAACATATTTTATATGTAGGTATGTTTGGAAGGGAGGATAATGCCAACGGTAATAATGGGGACTTAGGAATGATAACTTTTGCAGGAGACGCCGTGCTTTATGAAGAAATTAGCAGCTATCAAGGCAATATAGATGGTGTGGCTATTGATAATGGGCATGTACTTTTTTCTGATTGGCTGGCTTATGGCGATAAAGGTGGTATAAAAATGCTTGATTTGGCAACTGGAGAAATCAAAGCTATCTCGGACCATAAGATTGATGGACCTGGAGACTTTTTTTACAACCCGATCAGCAAAAAACTTTGGATCCCTAAAATGAAGGAAAACAAAATATTGGTTATAGACTTGGATTAG
- a CDS encoding D-arabinono-1,4-lactone oxidase, producing MAGIRKRINKIIPWVKKKEKTFVNWSGSVKFTPETIAEPRSTEEVSDLVRRALYKDKTIRVAGAGHSSSPLLQTSDTLLSFNQMKGVHSYDIEKQQATIYPGMTVGEIGQELLKLGFSLHNTGDVDMQNLSGAIGTGTHGTGIGLPNLSAMLHGVEMVNGKGDVLSFDYDKDPEMMDALRVSMGALGVFTKMILNTTPALQLDRKEYCTHVDVAMQHLNDLVQNNRNFDFYWYPRNDLVKLRTHNLQGQKEQLLPYAKLAKEKTGWLNEILPKFRHLKYEEMEYALPAEAGPDCFAEVRKRVKQKHRDYVGWRVLYRTVQGDNSWLSPFYQRDSVTIAILQNLGLPYWPYFKDIEPIFRAYGGRPHWGKKHTLTADTLRDLYPRWDDFMKVRRMMDPKGIFLNSYLKKLLHV from the coding sequence ATGGCAGGAATAAGGAAGCGAATTAATAAAATTATCCCTTGGGTCAAGAAAAAGGAAAAGACGTTTGTTAACTGGTCGGGGAGTGTGAAATTTACACCCGAAACTATAGCAGAGCCAAGATCAACGGAAGAAGTTTCTGATTTGGTACGTCGGGCATTGTACAAAGACAAAACTATACGCGTGGCGGGCGCCGGTCACTCATCTTCTCCTTTGTTGCAGACAAGCGACACCTTGCTTTCATTTAATCAAATGAAAGGAGTTCACTCTTATGACATAGAAAAGCAGCAAGCTACCATTTATCCCGGAATGACTGTAGGTGAAATAGGCCAAGAGTTGCTAAAACTAGGTTTTTCGCTGCATAACACAGGTGATGTGGACATGCAGAACTTGTCGGGTGCCATAGGCACTGGGACGCATGGTACAGGAATTGGACTTCCCAATCTTTCGGCAATGCTGCATGGAGTGGAGATGGTAAACGGGAAAGGTGATGTTTTAAGTTTCGATTATGATAAGGATCCAGAAATGATGGATGCGCTAAGGGTATCTATGGGGGCTTTAGGTGTATTTACAAAAATGATCCTTAATACCACACCTGCTTTACAACTAGACCGTAAGGAGTATTGTACCCATGTAGATGTGGCTATGCAACATCTTAATGATCTTGTCCAAAATAACCGGAATTTTGATTTTTACTGGTACCCGCGTAACGACTTGGTCAAACTTCGTACGCATAACCTGCAAGGGCAGAAAGAGCAACTCTTGCCTTATGCAAAACTCGCTAAGGAAAAAACAGGATGGTTAAATGAAATTCTACCAAAATTTCGACACTTAAAGTATGAGGAAATGGAATATGCCTTGCCTGCCGAAGCTGGCCCTGATTGCTTTGCTGAGGTAAGAAAAAGGGTGAAGCAAAAGCATAGGGATTATGTTGGTTGGCGTGTACTGTACAGGACTGTACAAGGGGACAATTCTTGGCTAAGCCCATTTTACCAAAGGGATTCTGTAACTATAGCAATTTTGCAGAATCTGGGACTTCCATATTGGCCATATTTTAAGGATATCGAACCTATATTCCGGGCTTATGGAGGCCGTCCACACTGGGGTAAGAAACATACCCTTACCGCTGACACTTTGAGAGACCTGTACCCTCGGTGGGATGATTTTATGAAGGTTCGCAGGATGATGGATCCTAAAGGGATTTTTTTAAATAGTTATTTGAAAAAACTATTACACGTATAA
- a CDS encoding sensory rhodopsin transducer: MEALGKNMWIVPGGHIPAKSNGHEPEMVSNDKMSVLNVSQEEADLNITIYYGDDAPLGPYNLKVEARRVRKVRFNDLIDPRAIPLGKDYSAVISSNVPVVIQFSRLDSSHSHKAITGTMAYSESS, translated from the coding sequence ATGGAAGCACTAGGGAAAAACATGTGGATTGTGCCTGGGGGGCATATCCCAGCAAAAAGTAATGGCCATGAGCCTGAAATGGTCAGCAATGACAAAATGTCGGTACTCAATGTGTCTCAAGAGGAAGCTGATCTCAATATTACCATTTACTATGGAGATGATGCTCCTTTGGGGCCATATAATCTGAAAGTTGAGGCACGCAGGGTAAGAAAAGTAAGGTTTAATGATTTAATAGATCCTCGGGCAATTCCATTAGGTAAGGATTACTCAGCTGTAATTTCCTCCAATGTGCCTGTGGTAATACAGTTTAGTAGATTAGATAGTAGCCATAGTCATAAAGCCATTACTGGCACTATGGCTTACTCAGAAAGTTCATAA
- a CDS encoding DUF2721 domain-containing protein, which yields MGDLSVVITILSAMITPAILIVATGSLLLTTSQRLARSIERTRKLSDQFEKLTEEPSDKANTKFEFLYHQLQFASNRARLLQKAMTSLYLAISIFILTSFLIGIFEITNAEFAYFPLMSGMLGAMLLFLASMLLILESRIALKSVNQEMANVLQVNNPNQLKNKGRP from the coding sequence ATGGGAGACCTTTCCGTAGTGATTACCATATTGTCGGCGATGATTACGCCGGCGATCCTTATTGTGGCAACAGGTTCATTATTACTGACTACCTCACAAAGGTTGGCAAGAAGTATAGAACGTACACGAAAACTCAGCGACCAATTTGAAAAGCTGACAGAGGAGCCTAGTGATAAAGCCAACACAAAGTTTGAATTTCTGTATCACCAACTACAGTTTGCTTCTAACAGGGCACGGTTGTTACAAAAAGCGATGACATCACTTTACTTGGCAATAAGTATCTTTATCCTCACAAGCTTTTTAATTGGTATTTTTGAGATCACCAATGCAGAATTTGCTTATTTCCCGTTAATGTCTGGGATGCTCGGTGCTATGTTGTTGTTTTTAGCAAGTATGCTGTTGATATTGGAGTCAAGAATAGCTTTGAAATCCGTAAACCAGGAAATGGCCAATGTGCTTCAAGTAAACAACCCAAACCAGTTAAAAAACAAAGGTCGGCCCTAA
- a CDS encoding OsmC family peroxiredoxin — MKEKKGSAFWSGSLREGKGHISVESGTFEKVPYSFSQRFEDSKGANPEELIGAAHASCFSMSLAHELSIAGFVVKAIHTEDKVHLEKGGDGFQITLIEIFCDAEILNIDDETFQDFAENASKNCPVAKALQGVKFKINARLRHAEEV; from the coding sequence ATGAAAGAAAAAAAAGGAAGTGCTTTTTGGAGCGGAAGCCTAAGAGAAGGCAAAGGGCATATTAGTGTTGAAAGTGGTACATTTGAAAAAGTTCCTTATTCGTTCAGTCAACGTTTTGAGGACTCGAAAGGTGCAAACCCTGAGGAGTTGATTGGTGCGGCGCATGCTTCTTGTTTTTCCATGTCGCTTGCTCACGAGCTATCTATTGCTGGCTTTGTTGTCAAGGCTATTCATACAGAAGACAAAGTCCATTTAGAAAAAGGCGGTGATGGTTTTCAAATAACATTAATTGAAATTTTCTGTGATGCAGAAATATTAAACATTGACGATGAGACTTTCCAAGACTTTGCGGAAAATGCAAGCAAAAACTGTCCTGTGGCGAAAGCTTTACAAGGCGTGAAATTTAAGATAAATGCACGCCTAAGACACGCTGAAGAAGTTTGA
- a CDS encoding efflux RND transporter periplasmic adaptor subunit, translating to MKKLFKLLVWAAAISIVVYLAALPKLRSSQGKSTKRAQAGTSAMAVNIHQVSGATLDNKITSTGTVLANEEVTLQPEVSGRVTGIHFNEGTLVRKGTLLVKLDDRDLQAELSKVIHQIKLAEEQEKRQNTLLKKGGASQAEYDIALNELNVLKAEEALLRARISRTEVRAPFSGIIGLRNISTGTFVSSATNIAGLQDVSKLKIEFSIPGKYAMYVRKGQKVRYTIPGVKEDFPAEIYAIDPKIDPDSRTIMVRALSTQHQKTVFPGAFAEVELVLDQIENGILVPSEAIVPDIRGHKVYLYKSGKVEVAPVEIGFRKEQMTYLAKGVNPGDTVITSGMIQLRPGMDVLVK from the coding sequence ATGAAAAAGCTTTTCAAGCTCCTTGTTTGGGCGGCCGCTATATCAATAGTGGTTTATTTAGCAGCCTTGCCCAAATTACGGTCTTCGCAGGGAAAAAGCACCAAAAGGGCTCAAGCAGGTACTTCAGCTATGGCTGTAAATATCCATCAAGTAAGTGGTGCAACATTAGATAATAAAATAACCTCTACCGGGACGGTATTGGCCAATGAAGAAGTAACATTACAACCTGAAGTATCAGGTCGGGTAACGGGTATACATTTTAATGAAGGTACGCTGGTCAGAAAGGGAACGCTGCTTGTAAAATTAGATGACCGTGACTTGCAGGCTGAGCTATCTAAAGTTATTCACCAAATAAAGCTTGCCGAAGAACAGGAAAAAAGGCAGAATACGCTATTAAAAAAAGGAGGCGCTAGCCAGGCGGAGTATGATATAGCGCTCAATGAACTAAACGTACTTAAAGCGGAAGAAGCATTGCTACGGGCTCGTATATCCAGGACTGAGGTCAGGGCGCCATTTTCTGGCATAATTGGTCTGAGAAACATAAGCACAGGAACCTTTGTGTCATCTGCCACCAATATTGCGGGTCTGCAAGATGTAAGCAAGCTGAAAATCGAGTTTAGTATCCCTGGAAAATACGCTATGTATGTTAGGAAAGGGCAGAAAGTAAGATATACCATTCCAGGAGTAAAAGAGGATTTCCCTGCTGAGATATATGCCATCGACCCTAAAATTGATCCAGACAGTCGTACCATTATGGTTCGGGCTTTATCTACGCAACATCAAAAAACTGTGTTCCCCGGAGCTTTTGCAGAAGTAGAACTTGTGCTTGATCAGATCGAAAATGGCATATTAGTTCCTTCAGAAGCAATTGTGCCTGATATTCGCGGACATAAAGTATACCTTTACAAAAGCGGTAAAGTGGAAGTGGCTCCTGTCGAAATTGGCTTTAGAAAAGAACAGATGACGTATTTGGCCAAAGGGGTAAACCCTGGAGATACTGTCATTACCTCTGGCATGATACAGTTGCGTCCGGGCATGGATGTATTAGTTAAATAA
- a CDS encoding efflux RND transporter permease subunit codes for MNISALSIQRPVLAIVMTVVLLVFGIVGFMYLGIREYPVVEPAVITVTTTYPGANADVIESQVTEPLEQTINSIDGIKQITSTSREQASIIRIEFEVEVDLEAAANDVRDQVSRARRQLPQDIDNPIVDKSDASGQSIIYMTVSSNTRSILEVSEYANNVLKEKIQTIKGVSMVQVFGEKKPAMRLWMDPQKMSAANVSPQDVQVALARENIELPSGRIEGDNTELSVRTSGLLSTAEDFDNLLIRNENGRSIRFKDIGYAGLGPENPRNILKRNGAPMVGVSVQPQPNANSIDIADEFYVRLEQLKKEVPEDIDIEIGYDFTTYVRKAIVEVQETIYVAFGLVVVVIFLFLRDWRTTIIPVVAIPVSIISAFFIMYIAGFSINILTLMAIVLAIGLVCDDAIVVMENIYSKIEQKMHPVQAAFAGIKEIYFAVIATTIAIVAVFLPVLFMDGLTGQLFKEFGVVLSGAVIVSSFVALTLSPMMSSKVLKYREKPNKLYLATEPFFNKLSNAYQKALDSFLERRWLAWPALGACFALVIFLFTDIHSELAPVEDRSNLRIMATAPEGISYDYMEKHMDMLNDLLMEAIPEVKTPLTIVAPSFGAPGLVNSGIQSIYLVDAEDRQRSQQDIYNELTFELKKVTSLRTTVVQPPTIGSRFGGPPLQYVILASSFDSLRTVLPRFLEEARKRPELTFVDADVKFNKPEITLDINREKASLLGVSVEDVARTLQLALSEQRYGYYIMDGRQYQVIGQVTRQYRDKPTDILNLQVRTKSGKMVQLDNIVTLKEEVNPPARYRFNRYASATISGGMSPGYTLGDGIAALDEVKEKVLDEHYSTALAGQSKDFSDSSKSLYFAFGLALLLVYLVLSAQFNSFRDPFIILLTVPMAVAGALLSLWYFDQTFNVFSQIGIIMLVGLVTKNGILIVEFANQKKEAGMSVLKAALEASTQRLRPILMTSMATILGILPLAMSLGSSSGSRQSLGIAVVGGLLFSGFLTLFIIPAVYTWLTSPAKKKEVTSNVEVLEA; via the coding sequence ATGAACATATCAGCTCTAAGCATTCAAAGACCTGTTTTGGCCATAGTAATGACTGTGGTTTTATTGGTTTTTGGTATAGTAGGTTTTATGTACTTAGGCATAAGGGAGTACCCTGTGGTAGAGCCAGCGGTCATTACAGTAACCACCACTTACCCGGGTGCGAATGCTGATGTTATAGAAAGCCAGGTGACAGAGCCGCTTGAGCAAACGATCAACTCTATTGACGGGATTAAGCAAATTACCTCTACTAGCCGGGAACAAGCAAGTATAATCAGGATTGAGTTTGAGGTAGAAGTGGATTTAGAAGCTGCCGCAAACGATGTGCGGGACCAAGTTTCTAGGGCGAGGAGGCAGCTTCCTCAAGATATTGATAATCCCATAGTTGATAAATCAGATGCATCTGGACAGTCTATTATATATATGACTGTCTCAAGTAATACCAGAAGTATCTTAGAGGTAAGCGAGTACGCAAATAATGTACTGAAAGAAAAAATACAAACCATCAAAGGGGTAAGTATGGTGCAGGTGTTTGGCGAAAAAAAACCTGCTATGCGCTTATGGATGGATCCTCAAAAAATGTCAGCGGCTAATGTCAGCCCCCAAGATGTACAAGTTGCCCTTGCTAGAGAGAATATTGAATTGCCTTCTGGAAGAATAGAAGGGGACAATACAGAGCTAAGTGTACGAACCTCCGGATTGTTGTCTACTGCAGAAGATTTTGACAACCTCCTTATCCGAAACGAGAACGGTCGCTCTATACGCTTCAAGGACATTGGTTATGCAGGTTTAGGGCCTGAAAACCCCAGAAATATTCTGAAAAGAAATGGAGCGCCTATGGTTGGTGTGTCGGTGCAACCTCAGCCTAATGCCAACTCTATCGATATTGCTGATGAGTTTTATGTGAGACTTGAGCAGCTTAAAAAAGAAGTGCCCGAAGATATTGATATTGAAATAGGGTATGACTTTACCACTTATGTTAGAAAAGCTATTGTAGAGGTTCAGGAAACTATATATGTAGCCTTTGGTTTGGTGGTAGTTGTTATTTTCCTTTTCCTGCGTGACTGGCGTACAACCATTATTCCTGTAGTAGCCATTCCGGTTTCCATTATTTCAGCCTTCTTTATCATGTATATTGCTGGCTTCTCCATCAATATTTTGACCCTTATGGCTATTGTACTGGCCATTGGCCTGGTATGTGACGATGCCATTGTTGTCATGGAGAACATATATAGCAAGATAGAGCAAAAGATGCATCCGGTACAGGCAGCATTTGCTGGCATCAAAGAAATATATTTTGCTGTAATAGCTACCACCATAGCCATTGTAGCTGTTTTCCTTCCGGTGCTTTTTATGGATGGGTTGACAGGGCAACTGTTCAAAGAGTTTGGAGTGGTATTATCAGGGGCAGTCATTGTTTCCTCTTTCGTGGCATTGACACTCAGTCCTATGATGTCTTCTAAGGTGCTAAAGTATAGGGAGAAGCCTAACAAACTGTACTTGGCTACAGAGCCTTTTTTTAATAAGTTGAGCAATGCGTACCAAAAAGCTCTTGATAGTTTTTTGGAAAGGCGATGGCTGGCATGGCCTGCGCTGGGCGCATGCTTTGCTCTTGTCATATTCTTGTTCACAGATATTCACAGTGAACTTGCTCCGGTAGAGGACAGATCAAACCTGAGGATTATGGCCACTGCGCCGGAAGGGATCAGCTATGACTATATGGAAAAGCATATGGACATGCTCAATGACTTGCTGATGGAAGCTATACCAGAGGTAAAGACACCTTTAACCATTGTAGCCCCTAGCTTTGGCGCCCCAGGTTTGGTCAATTCAGGTATTCAAAGCATCTATTTGGTAGATGCAGAAGATAGGCAAAGAAGCCAACAGGACATTTATAATGAACTTACCTTTGAATTAAAGAAGGTGACTTCTTTGAGGACAACCGTGGTGCAGCCTCCCACTATTGGTAGCCGTTTTGGTGGCCCTCCTTTGCAGTATGTTATTCTTGCCTCTTCTTTTGACTCTTTGAGAACCGTTCTTCCAAGGTTTCTTGAAGAAGCTAGAAAAAGACCCGAGCTTACTTTTGTGGATGCTGATGTTAAATTTAACAAGCCTGAAATTACCTTAGACATAAACCGTGAAAAAGCTTCTTTATTGGGAGTGTCTGTCGAAGATGTAGCCCGTACCTTACAACTAGCCCTTAGTGAACAACGATATGGCTACTATATCATGGATGGCCGGCAATATCAGGTAATTGGACAGGTGACCCGTCAATATAGGGACAAACCTACAGATATCCTGAACCTACAAGTCAGGACTAAAAGTGGAAAGATGGTTCAGTTGGATAACATTGTAACACTTAAAGAAGAAGTAAATCCTCCGGCGAGGTACCGTTTTAACCGTTATGCATCCGCAACCATATCAGGGGGCATGAGCCCTGGGTATACCTTGGGTGACGGTATTGCTGCTTTGGATGAGGTAAAAGAAAAAGTCTTGGATGAACACTACAGTACAGCGCTGGCAGGGCAGTCTAAAGACTTTTCAGACAGTTCAAAAAGTTTATATTTTGCCTTTGGTCTCGCTTTGTTGCTTGTGTACCTTGTGCTTTCCGCTCAGTTCAATAGTTTCAGGGATCCTTTTATTATTTTATTGACCGTACCTATGGCTGTCGCAGGTGCTTTGTTGAGTTTATGGTATTTTGATCAAACTTTTAATGTGTTTAGCCAGATTGGGATCATCATGCTGGTTGGACTTGTGACCAAAAACGGTATTTTGATTGTTGAGTTTGCCAATCAGAAAAAAGAGGCGGGAATGTCGGTGTTAAAAGCTGCCTTGGAAGCTTCTACTCAACGTTTAAGACCTATTCTCATGACCAGCATGGCCACCATTTTAGGTATTTTGCCACTTGCCATGTCCTTAGGTTCATCTTCTGGTAGCCGTCAGTCCTTAGGAATTGCGGTTGTAGGTGGACTATTGTTTTCTGGATTTTTAACTTTGTTTATTATACCTGCCGTTTATACATGGCTGACCAGCCCGGCAAAAAAGAAGGAAGTAACATCAAATGTGGAAGTATTGGAAGCTTAG
- a CDS encoding TolC family protein has protein sequence MWKYWKLSFCLLFLSTCPIAAQETLTPEAAVEEALRNNHDIIIARVDKETVKQNVYIGNAGMLPTIDVTATEQHAIEDTRLQFIDGDVVDRDNAASRTRSVGALLNWTLFDGMSMFWQYDRLKELDVLEEYRMKETIENTVQQVLNAYNNLVLQQQLLNAYSEAADIALQKLRLSEDRLEAGVAPRAEVLQARVDYNLQRSNMLRQKTEMRSGKIELNRLMGVEDAEYGIEHDYRFEDRLTLENLVDEMTGRNKSLLQAAVNRNLATIDKKISNSLFFPTIGLYAGYSLTTADSEANIITFRQAGGWNYGITAAWRIFDGFNQSRQNQIARIRETQSQNLFNMTRHNLNSEVTNGYTVYENNLLILELEEENILIAQENLELAMERFEAGAISAFELREAELSYNEVNNRLASARFEVKTAELELKRLSGRILEDKE, from the coding sequence ATGTGGAAGTATTGGAAGCTTAGTTTCTGTTTATTGTTTTTGAGTACCTGCCCAATCGCTGCACAGGAAACGCTTACACCAGAAGCCGCTGTGGAAGAGGCATTGCGCAATAACCATGATATTATTATTGCCCGGGTTGACAAGGAGACGGTGAAACAAAATGTGTATATTGGTAATGCTGGCATGCTGCCAACAATAGATGTTACAGCCACAGAGCAACACGCTATAGAAGATACCAGGTTACAGTTTATTGATGGCGATGTGGTAGATCGTGACAATGCAGCATCTAGGACCAGAAGTGTGGGGGCTTTGCTAAACTGGACACTTTTTGACGGTATGAGTATGTTTTGGCAGTATGACCGGCTCAAAGAGTTGGACGTGCTTGAAGAGTATAGGATGAAAGAAACTATCGAGAACACGGTTCAGCAGGTGCTTAATGCCTATAACAACCTTGTTTTACAGCAACAATTGCTTAATGCCTACTCAGAAGCAGCAGATATTGCGCTGCAAAAATTAAGGCTTAGTGAAGATCGCTTAGAGGCAGGGGTAGCGCCACGGGCGGAAGTTCTCCAGGCCAGGGTGGATTATAACCTCCAACGCTCTAACATGCTGCGCCAGAAAACTGAAATGCGCAGTGGGAAAATTGAACTTAACAGACTGATGGGGGTAGAAGACGCAGAATATGGCATAGAACACGACTATAGGTTTGAAGACCGCCTAACCTTGGAAAATCTTGTTGATGAAATGACCGGAAGGAATAAGTCGCTCCTTCAGGCAGCCGTGAACAGAAATTTGGCCACCATTGACAAGAAAATTTCAAATTCATTGTTTTTCCCCACCATAGGGTTATATGCAGGGTATAGCCTAACCACTGCTGACAGTGAGGCTAATATTATTACCTTTCGGCAAGCCGGTGGTTGGAACTATGGCATAACAGCCGCTTGGCGGATATTTGACGGTTTTAACCAGTCCAGGCAAAACCAAATAGCACGTATCAGAGAAACTCAGAGTCAAAATTTGTTCAATATGACCAGGCACAATTTGAACTCTGAGGTAACAAATGGGTACACGGTGTATGAAAATAACCTGCTGATTCTTGAGCTTGAAGAGGAAAATATACTTATAGCCCAAGAAAACCTGGAGCTGGCTATGGAAAGGTTTGAAGCTGGTGCTATTAGTGCATTTGAACTTAGGGAAGCAGAACTTTCATATAACGAAGTCAATAACAGGCTGGCGTCGGCACGGTTTGAGGTGAAAACGGCAGAACTGGAACTAAAGAGGCTGTCGGGGAGAATTCTTGAAGATAAAGAATAA